One stretch of Solenopsis invicta isolate M01_SB chromosome 16, UNIL_Sinv_3.0, whole genome shotgun sequence DNA includes these proteins:
- the LOC113005219 gene encoding uncharacterized protein LOC113005219, whose protein sequence is MDALGGRLCHKCNIVRKALLEDNQADSEERNNNLVNSIRSNMYFDTNLEKWVLIPPDTNASLHASHQDDSQTGFNQSSIKTVGFSSTSSLSSEGFGCDLENFEPVSENLTFVTKKRTRLDNDPVYVKRGAMKKKSCVMEEEVEALKKISSE, encoded by the exons ATGGACGCCCTTGGTGGACGCCTGTGCCATAAATGTAATATCGTAAGAAAAGCACTACTTGAAGACAATCAAGCTGATAGCGAAGAAAGAAACAATAATCTTGTAAATTCAATTAGAAGCAATATgtattttgatacaaatttaGAG AAATGGGTATTGATACCACCTGATACAAATGCATCTTTACATGCTTCACATCAAGATGACAGCCAAACAGGTTTCAACCAGTCTTCAATTAAAACAGTTGGATTTTCCAGTACATCATCATTGTCATCTGAAGGATTTGGATGTGACTTAGAAAATTTTGAACCTGTTTCTGAGAATTTAACTTTTGTGACTAAAAAAAGAACGCGATTAGATAACGATCCAGTTTACGTAAAACGTGGGGCAATGAAGAAAAAATCATGTGTTATGGAAGAAGAAGtagaagcattaaaaaaaataagtagtgAGTAA
- the LOC105203177 gene encoding piggyBac transposable element-derived protein 4, translating into MSFIYSPGKELSLDESIVLWRGQLIFCQYIKNKRHKYGIKLYMLTEPSSVILKSLVYTGALDDTSGKGHATKILLHLLQERLDSGHSIYTDNFYNSFELAHQLTSRATYCTGTLNSRRKSNPKAVLTKKLKQGETIAAYSNNIFIRKWKNNQDVLYISNEHGNDMIEYEDRRNRSRTKPAPIYYYNKYMGGVDRQDQLNAYYPSHNKTVRWYKKLGIHFIQLMVLNSHLLYKQYSGNKMSLYDFRLSLLSSLLLYRRK; encoded by the coding sequence atgtctttCATTTATTCTCCCGGCAAAGAATTGTCACTTGACGAGTCGATAGTGTTATGGCGTGGGCAATTGATTTTTTGccagtatataaaaaataaacgccATAAGTATGGCATAAAGTTGTATATGCTCACAGAGCCCAGTAGTGTGATCTTAAAATCATTGGTATATACAGGAGCTTTAGACGATACAAGTGGAAAAGGTCACGCAACAaagattcttttacatttattgcaagAACGTTTAGACTCAGGCCATTCCATTTACAcggataatttttacaattcattTGAATTGGCTCATCAGCTAACCAGCCGTGCTACTTACTGTACTGGAACTCTCAATTCCAGAAGAAAAAGCAATCCTAAAGCCGTTCTTACAAAGAAACTAAAACAAGGTGAAACTATAGCTGCATAttcgaataatatatttataagaaaatggaaaaacaaTCAAGACGTTTTGTATATCTCTAACGAGCATGGAAATGACATGATCGAATACGAGGATAGGCGAAATCGCAGTAGAACGAAACCTGCTCCCATTTATTACTACAATAAATACATGGGCGGTGTTGACCGCCAAGACCAATTAAACGCTTATTATCCCTCGCACAACAAAACGGTGAGGTGGTATAAGAAATTAGGAATACATTTTATACAGCTGATGGTACTGAATTCCCATTTATTATATAAGCAATACTCTGGAAATAAAATGTCGCTCTACGACTTCAGACTATCGCTTTTGAGCAGTCTTTTACTATATAGAAGAAAGTAA